A window of the Phaseolus vulgaris cultivar G19833 chromosome 5, P. vulgaris v2.0, whole genome shotgun sequence genome harbors these coding sequences:
- the LOC137834870 gene encoding uncharacterized protein, which produces MDLLKQELLKKRQSLVQATGGKKFFKRSEIQQKEIQKLREQEKRELEAKSQKRQATSSDAATAAPTSSTTASASSSSAVAAASTSLTNEQNIDNLVLPKPEVIRRLRFLKQPVTLFGEDDDARLDRLKHVLKAGAFEVDSDMTEGQTNDFLRDIAELRKRQKTGIIGERKRQKPDDGAAEDREGGGGDDDLSEGGSSGADADKDLKRMKANFEDLCDEDKILVFFKKLLNEWKQELHEKAESEKRTAKGKSMVATFKQCARYLNPLFKFCRKKVLPDDIRQALLVVVECCMKRDYLAAMDQYIKMAIGNAPWPIGVTMVGIHERSAREKIYTNSVAHIMNDETTRKYLQSIKRLMTFCQRRYPTLPSKAVEFNSLANGSDLQSLLAEERFSGVNQTTSEERFRIMPAPRDS; this is translated from the coding sequence ATGGATCTTCTGAAGCAAGAGCTTCTCAAGAAGCGTCAATCTCTGGTGCAAGCCACCGGCGGCAAGAAATTCTTCAAGCGCTCCGAGATCCAACAAAAGGAAATCCAGAAACTCCGCGAGCAAGAGAAGCGCGAATTGGAAGCCAAGTCGCAAAAGCGCCAGGCAACGTCCTCCGACGCTGCCACCGCCGCCCCCACCTCCTCGACTACCGCCTCCGCCTCATCCTCCTCCGCCGTCGCCGCCGCCTCCACCTCCCTCACCAACGAACAAAACATCGACAATCTCGTCCTCCCGAAACCCGAGGTCATCCGTCGCCTCCGCTTCCTCAAGCAGCCGGTCACGCTCTTCGGGGAGGACGACGATGCCAGGCTGGACCGCCTGAAGCACGTTCTGAAAGCTGGCGCGTTTGAGGTGGACAGCGACATGACCGAGGGGCAGACCAACGACTTCCTGCGCGACATCGCTGAGCTCCGGAAGCGCCAGAAGACCGGGATCATTGGCGAGAGGAAGCGCCAGAAGCCCGACGACGGCGCCGCCGAGGACCGCGAGGGTGGAGGTGGCGACGACGACTTGAGCGAGGGAGGCTCCAGTGGCGCCGATGCCGATAAAGATTTGAAGCGTATGAAGGCGAATTTTGAAGATCTGTGCGACGAGGATAAGATTCTGGTGTTTTTTAAGAAACTCTTGAACGAGTGGAAGCAGGAGTTGCACGAGAAGGCTGAGTCGGAGAAGCGCACGGCTAAGGGGAAGTCCATGGTTGCTACCTTTAAGCAGTGCGCGCGGTACTTGAATCCGCTGTTCAAGTTTTGTAGGAAGAAGGTTCTTCCTGATGACATTCGACAGGCGCTGTTGGTGGTGGTTGAATGCTGTATGAAGCGAGATTATCTGGCTGCAATGGACCAGTATATCAAGATGGCCATCGGGAATGCACCCTGGCCTATTGGAGTCACTATGGTTGGTATTCATGAAAGATCTGCCCGTGAAAAGATCTACACTAACAGTGTTGCTCACATCATGAATGACGAAACCACTCGCAAGTACTTGCAATCCATTAAGAGGTTAATGACATTTTGCCAACGGCGTTATCCGACATTGCCGTCTAAAGCAGTCGAGTTTAACAGTTTGGCAAATGGCAGTGATTTACAGTCACTTCTTGCAGAAGAGAGATTTAGTGGGGTCAACCAGACAACATCTGAGGAGAGGTTTAGGATAATGCCTGCTCCAAGAGACAGCTAG